The segment TCATCGAGCATGCCAGCACTTTCATATCACCCACTTCTTTGGCGGCTTTCAGGTTCTCCATCCAGGAAGGCACCTTTTTCGCCTGCATCTGCTGCATCATCATGGGGCCAAAGTCCTCATACTCCTTGGTGATGCGCGTGTTCTCCTTGTAGTCGCCTTTGCGGAAGGCGGCCAGGCCCCAGTTGGTCAAGAAAACCTCGACCTCCAGGCCCATTGCCGCCCCGCCCGTGGCGAGAATGGAGGCGGCCATCAGCTTATCCACCGTGCCCGAAAAGACAATCAACGACATACGCTCTTTCATCGCGTCTCTCTTCCTTCTAGAGAGGGAGAGGGCTGCCTGGAGCAGCTTGCTTCTGGCGCTCCGTTGCGTCAGGGTGCTCGATCTCCCTCCACGCATACGATACCCCTCTGGGGTAGCGCGGCAGGTCGCACCTCGTTATCAACGGGTTAACATTTGCTCTGCCCTGGTGTCTGATCTTTTTACCAATGAGTAACTCGTCATCATTGCTGCCGTTACCCTCATACACTACGCTTCCTGATAGAAAAGTGGGGGAAGGCTGCCGCTCTGGGAAGTGGGTAGCAATTGACTTCTCGCAGGCAAAAGGAGAAAAAGATATGATCTCGCAGGTTCCATCAACGAATCAGGTGCCGTTCAAAACAGCGGGCGGGCTGCCACCCTATGGCCGCATTCTGGTGCCGCTCGATGGCTCGCCACTGGCCGAGGAGGCATTGCCCACCGCCATTGCCTTCGCTCAGCGCGCCGGGCCGAATGGCAAGCTCATCCTGCTACGGGTGAGCAAGGTCGAGTATCTGGTCTATTCGCGCGGTGGCCCTTTTGAAGTGCCCGCAGGGGTGCATGAGGAGGTTGATGCCTCTCTGATCCGGATGGAGCAAGCAATCAAAGCTCAGGGCGTCCCGGTTGAGGCTGTGCGCACGGGGGGCGATCCAGCTATTGCCATTGTGGATATGGCCCACGACCACCACGCTGATCTGATTGTGATGGTCACGCATGCGCGGGAAGGGATGAACCGCCTGATTCATGGCAGTGTGGCGGATCAGGTGCTGCAAGGCGCGCCCGTACCGGTGCTGCTGCTCAAGCATGGCGAAGAGCCAGCCGCTATCTTCACCAAAGCGGCGCAGCCCCATCTGATCGTGCCGCTGGATGGCTCGGAACTAGCCGAGTCCGTCCTGATGAGAGCGATCTCGCTGGCCAATCAACTGGGTGGCTCTGTCACTCTGCTGCGTTCGCTGGATCTGCCTGACCTGACAGTGGGTGCACCGGGCCGTGCCGCCGCAGCCAATGACGCGGTCCGGGCTATCGCGCCGACGGAGCGGCAGACCGCCACCAGGTATCTGGAAACCGTGCAGCAGCGCTTCCAGGCGCAAGGGATTCCCGCCGCCGTCGCGGTGACCGAAGGTGGCGCGGCGCTGGATATTGCA is part of the Ktedonobacterales bacterium genome and harbors:
- a CDS encoding universal stress protein, whose amino-acid sequence is MISQVPSTNQVPFKTAGGLPPYGRILVPLDGSPLAEEALPTAIAFAQRAGPNGKLILLRVSKVEYLVYSRGGPFEVPAGVHEEVDASLIRMEQAIKAQGVPVEAVRTGGDPAIAIVDMAHDHHADLIVMVTHAREGMNRLIHGSVADQVLQGAPVPVLLLKHGEEPAAIFTKAAQPHLIVPLDGSELAESVLMRAISLANQLGGSVTLLRSLDLPDLTVGAPGRAAAANDAVRAIAPTERQTATRYLETVQQRFQAQGIPAAVAVTEGGAALDIAEQARTLMESGQAVIIVMATHGRTGVGRWLYGSVTGAVLHLADVPLLVIRPR
- a CDS encoding DsrE/DsrF/DrsH-like family protein, producing the protein MKERMSLIVFSGTVDKLMAASILATGGAAMGLEVEVFLTNWGLAAFRKGDYKENTRITKEYEDFGPMMMQQMQAKKVPSWMENLKAAKEVGDMKVLACSMTLELFGWTKNDLEPIVEDVTGVATFVDRAKDSRITLFI